TCTGGATCTCGAGCGACCCGGTCGATCCGGCCGCGAGCGGAACCGAAAACCCCATCGTGGGTGCCCACAGCAAGTCCACGGCGATTACTGCCCGGGACGACATTCAGAGCGCCTCTCCGATCGCGATGTACGACGTTTACGTCGGCCCGAACGGATCGGCGCTGGAACGCAGGCCCGCAGTCGGCGTTCAGGAGACCCACGACGGGTTCGACTTTCAGGAGGGACGGGGATTCCAGGTCGACGCGGAGACCGCCGCCAGTCCACCGCCAGAGGAGCCGGAGATGGGCGAAATCGTAATCGATCCGCGAGTCGCCGACGCGCTGAACGTCTCGGTCGGCGACACGATACACGTCGGAACCAGCAGGCAAACGGCACTGACACACGAGTTCACCGTCGTCGGGATCTCCAGCTACTACTCGCAATATCTCGGGTCGCCGACGGTGACGGTACCTCTCGGGGACCTACAGGCCGTCGCCGGCACGTCGGGCACCGACCGGGCGACGTTCATCACCGCCGACGTGACGGACGACGTCGATCGAGCCGTCGTCGCGAGCGAGTTGCGCGAGGAGTATCCCGAATACGACGTCAGAACCAGCGACGAACAGGTCTCGTCGATGATCGAGGAGCGAACGATCGTCCTCGCCAGCGGTGCCACGCTGGTCGGCCTCGCCGTCGTCGGCGGCGTCGTCCTGACCGCGAACCTGTTCGCGCTCGTGGCCCGCCAACAGCGCGAGCAACTCGCGGCACTCCGGGCGATCGGCCTCTCTCGGCCGCTCCTCGCCGGGACGATCGGGTCGCAGGGCCTCGCCATCGGCCTGCTCGGCGGCCTCGTCGGCCTCGCGGCGACGCCCGCGATCGTGTTCGCCCTCAACGGGTTCGCGGCGTCCGTCCTCGGCTTCGAGCGGCTGCTCCGGACGACGCCAGCGGTCTATCTCGGCGGATTCGCGCTCGCGCTCGTCGTCGGGACCGCCGTCGCGCTCGTCGCCGGGTGGCGAGCCGGCCGCTACGCCCGTATCGAGCACCTCGAGATCTAGCGCGCGACCGGCGGGCGTCGCCGTCGCTCGAGAGACGGACCGAGTCGTATTCCGGCACCGTTTCGGTCGATTCGTGCCGGCCTGAGCACCCCGAACCCACTTCCCATCTGAACGCGTACGGCTACTAATGAGAGTTCGAACACCGGCCGGCGATCGAGCGCGCTCGGCGTCCGAAACGGGATCCGCGGCCGACGGTTCGTCCGGGTGGCATCTCGTCAGACACATCCTCGGAGCAGTCGGGGTTCTCGTGGTTACCTACCTCGTTATGCGAGTACTCGGTCCGCGGGACGACGTCCCCATCCAGTCCGTCGACGAGGTTCGAGCCGAAATGGGAGACATCGTTCCCGACGACGTTCAGAGGCTGGCTGCGGACGCCGTTCCCGACGATCGATCGATCGATACGATTCGGAATCGAACCGGTGGTGCCGTCCCGACCGATATCACGGACCTCACCGACGCGATCGAGGGCAACGACGAAAGCGAGAGTACTGCACTCGACGAGGCGGCACCCAACGCCGACTACGCCGACGACCGATCGGACCACGAGATCGCAGAGCGCACCGAGCCCGACGTTCGAGAGGAACCGCCAGCACCGGGGGAGATGACGGTCGACGAAGACCTCCCGGAGGACCTCACTGACGCCGATACCGAGACGATGGACGAATCCGACGACGAGACCGACACCGAGTCCGAGGAGTGAGCCGAGCCCCCGCGCCGAAGACAGCGGAAACGTGGCCCTTATCCGCCGTTCGTCCCTAGCGCGTTCCGATGACTGACGGGGACGTCGCGGCGTTTACGCACCTCGGCTCGACGGTTCGAGGCGCGCTCTCCGAACGCGGGTTCTCCCAGCCGACGGCACCGCAGCGACTGGCGATTCCGCCGCTGTCGGCAGGCGAAAACACGCTCGTGATCGCGCCCACCGGGAGCGGCAAGACCGAGACGGCGATGTTGCCCGTCTTCGATCACCTCGTGGCAGGTGACGGCCCCCCGGAGGGCTTCGGCGCGCTCTACGTCACCCCGCTGCGAGCGCTCAACCGCGACATGCGCGAGCGCCTCGAGTGGTGGGGCGACTATCTCGATCTCGAGGTCGACGTCCGCCACGGCGACACGACCCAGTACCAGCGCGGGAAGCAGGCCGAGGACCCCCCGGACGTGCTGGTCACGACGCCCGAAACCCTCCAGGCGATGCTCACGGGCGAGCGGCTCCGCGAGGCGCTCGAAGACGTCTCCCACGTCGTGATCGACGAAGTTCACGAACTCGCGGCGTCGAAGCGAGGCGCGCAACTGGCGATCGGCCTCGAGCGACTCCACGACCTCGCCGGGCGGTTCCAGCGGATCGGGCTCTCGGCAACCGTGGGCGATCCCGGAGAAGTGGGGCAGTTTCTCACGGGCGGCCGGCCCTGCGAGATCCGGGAGATCGACGTGGGGAGCAACGTCGACGTGACGGTCCGCGAGCCTGAAATCACGACGGAAGACGAGCGATTGGCGGGCGAGCTCATGACCGAAGCCGACACGGCGAGCCACGTCCGGCAGATCCGAGATCTGGTCGAAGAACACGAGTCGACGCTGATCTTCGTCAATACGCGGCAGACGGCGGAGGCGCTGGGATCGCGGTTCAAGGAACTCGGCCTCCCGATCGGCGTGCACCACGGCTCGCTCTCGAAGGAGGCCCGGATCGACGTCGAGGACCGGTTCAAGGCCGGCGAGATAGACGGTCTGTTGTGTACGTCCTCGATGGAGCTCGGGATCGACGTGGGGCAGGTCGATCACGTGATCCAGTACAAGAGCCCGCGGCAGGTCACTCGGCTGCTCCAGCGGATCGGTCGCGCGGGTCACCGACAGGACGAGGTTTCGAGCGGCACGATCGTGACGACCCGTCCCGACGATACGTTCGAGGCGCTGGCGATCGCTCGTCGGGCCCGCGACGGCGAGGTCGAGCCGGCGGCGATCCACGAGGGGAGTCTGGACGTGGTCGCGAATCAGTTGCCGGCGATCGTCCAGAGCCGCGGGGACACGTACGTCGAAGAGGCCGTCGAGACCGTGACGCGGTCGTACCCGTTCCGCAACGTTCCGGAGGGAACGATCCGCGAGATCATCTCCGAACTGGATCGGAATCGGATCCTGTGGTTCGACGAGAGCGAGGATCGCATCGAGACCACCGGCGGTACCTGGCAGTACGTCTACGCCAACCTCTCGATGATCCCCGACGAGGAGACCTACGAGGTCCACGACATCGCCTCGGGGGGGCAGATCGGGACGCTGGACGAGCGGTTCGTCGTGAATTTCGCCCAGCCCGGGGAAGTGTTCATCCAGCGCGGCGAGATGTGGCGGATCGCCGAGATCGACGACGAGGAGGCCCGGGTCAAAGTCAGCCCGATCGAGGACCCCGCCGGCGAGGTGCCGTCGTGGATCGGCCAGGAGATCCCCGTCCCCGCCGCGGTCGCGGGTGAGGTCGGCGAGATCCGGGCCGTTGCGGAACCGCAACTCGAGACGGGAGCCGACGCCGCTGCAGTGGGTCGGGAACTCGCACACCGGTACCCGTCCGACGAGTACACGCTCACGGAAGCCTGCACGCAACTCGAGGACCAGATCGACAGCGAGTCGCCGATGCCGACGGCCGATCGACTCGTGCTCGAGCGACAGGGGCGAACGATCGTGCTCAACGCACCCTTCGGTCACACGGCGAACGAGACGCTCGGTCGGATACTCTCCGCACTGCTGGGTCAGCGCGCGGGGTCGTCGGTCGGGCTCGAGACCGATCCCTACCGGATCGAACTCGAGGTGCCGAACTCGATCGCGACCAGCGAGGTGGTCGAGGTGCTCGAGGAGACCGATCCCGACCACGTCGAGGCCATCGTCGAACTCGGGCTCAAGCGCTCCGACGCCCTGGCGTTCCGCCTCGCCCAGGTCTCCGCGAAGTTCGGCGCGCTCAAGCGGTGGCAGAACCAGGGATCGGGCCGCATCTCGAACGACCGGTTGCTGTCGGCGCTCGAGGACACGCCGATGTACGAGGAGGCGATCCGGGAGGTGTTCCACGAGGATCTGGACGTCGACCGCGCGAGTTCGGTGCTCGAGGGGATTCAGTCGGGCGCGCTCGAGTTGGTGACCCACCGCGGGCGGACGCCGATCGGGCTCGGTGGGCGATCGTCGGGCGGGAAGGAGCTGCTCGCGCCCGAGAACGCCGACGCGAGCGTCATCAAGACGGTTCGGGAGCGGATTCAGAACGATCGGGTCATCCTGCTCTGTACCCACTGCACGGACTGGAAGGTGAAGACGAAGGTCAAGCGGGTCCGCGACCAGCCGGAGTGTCCGGAGTGCGGCTCGACTCGGATCGCGTCGCTGAACCCGTGGGCCGACGAGGTCGTCCGGGCCGTCAGGGCTCAGGAGAAAGACGACGAGCAACGGGAGATGACCGAACGCGCTTTCCGGGCCGCGAGCCTCGTCCAGAGCCACGGGAAGCAGGCCGTGATCGCGATGGCCGCCCGCGGCGTCGGTCCGCACAACGCCGCACAGATCATCAACAAGCTCCGAGAGGACGAAGACGAGTTCTACCGGGACATCCTCTCGAAAGAACGCGAGTACGCGCGGACGCAATCGTTCTGGGACTGACCGACGGGAGGCGGTCGCCGAACGGCGGCGATGCTCCGACCCGATCCCAACCCTTTCGAGTCGCTAATTGAAAGAAAACGGACTTCTCGGGCAGTCACAGCCCTTATCTACGCTACCACCGAAGCCACGACGATGGAACGAGGTCCGCCAACCGACCCGTCCGCCACCGAGGACGGGGACTCCTCCGGTTCGGTCCCCGGCCGGACGCGAGGACTGCTCGAGGCGGCCGACGTCGCGTGGTTCCGAGCGACGGCGGCCGGGTCGATCGTCGCGGCCAACGACGCGTTCACCCGATTGACGGGGTACACGCCGACTGACCTCCGCGAGCGGTCGCTCGACGCGCTGTTCGACGACGCGACCCTCGAATCGCTCCTCGCGAACGCCGAGTGCGACTCGCCGACGTCGGAACCGGTCTCGATCCGGACGAAGACGGACAGGGTCCCCTGTACGGTCCACCTCGAGCGACGATCCCGGGACGACACCGACGGTGAGCCGTCGATCACCGGTATCGTCCGCCGTCGAGACGTCACGGCCCGGTCGGCGGTGGGGTCCGAGTCGGACCTCACGTACGGCCGAACGTTCGAGGCGCTCGCCGACGCGCTCCCGGACGGCATCATCGTCCTCGATACGAACAGCGACGTCCAGTACGCCAACCCCGCCGTCGAACGCATCCTCGGCTACGACCCGGACGAACTCGTCGGTTCGAGCAAGGTCAAGATCATTCCGGAGCGCCTGCGCCAGACCCACCTCTCGGCGCTCCAGCGGTACCTCGAGACCGGCGAGCGACACATCAACTGGACCTACGTCGAACTCCCGGGCCAGCACACCGACGGGCACGAGGTTCCGCTCGGCGTCTCGCTGAACGATTTCACGTACGACGGCGACCGCTATTTCGTCGGCCTCTTCCGGGACATCTCCCCGCGGAAGGAGGCCGAACGCACCCTCACGGAGAAGGTCGTGCAGCTCGAATCGGTCTCCTACCTCGGCCGCCACGCCCTCGAGAGCACCGACATCGACGACTTGCTGGGGAAGGCGTCCGATCTCGTCGCGGCCGCGCTCGACGCGCAGTACGCGGCCGTCTTCGAACACGAGGGGGCGGCTCCCGACGGGGAGGCGCTCCGGCTTCGAGCCGGTGCCGGATTCGAAACCCCGGACGGCGCGACCGCGTCCGTGACGGACTCGATCGCCGCCGCTACGCTGGCGGGCGAAGGCCCCGTCGTGATCGAGGATTTCGAATCCGACGAGCGGTTCGACGGACCGTCGCTGTCCGACGATCGCGACGTCCGGAGCGGCATCACCGTCACTATCGGACCGGCGACGGATCCGTGGGGCGTCCTCGACGTCTACGACACCCGGACGCGGGAGTTCGCCGACCACGACGTCGACTTCCTCGAGAGCGTCGCGACGATCCTCGCGACGGCGATCGAACGGCAGGGATACGAGCGCCGGCTCAACGAAACGGTCGCGGAGCTCGAGGCCTCGAACGAACGGCTCGAGCAGTTCGCCTACGCCGCCTCTCACGACCTCCAGGAGCCGCTGCGGATGGTTTCGAGCTACCTGCGACTGATCGAGGACCGCTACGCCGAGGACCTCGACGCGGACGGCCGCGAGTTCATCGACTACGCCGTCGACGGAGCCCAGCGGATGCGCGAGATGATCGACGGCCTGCTCGAGTTCTCCCGGATCGACTCGCAGGGCGATCCCTTCGAACCCGTGGACCTCGACGCCGTCCTCGAGGACGTCCTGACGGATCTTCAGATGATGATCGATCAATCTGACGCCGAGATCGCGGTGGATCCGTTGCCCGAGATTCGGGGCGACGCGAGCCAACTGCGCCAGCTGTTCCAGAACCTGCTCTCCAACGCGATCGAGTACAGCGGCGACGGGTCGCCGCGGGTCCGCGTCGCCGCCGAGCGGACGGGCGGGGAGTGGGAGATTTCGGTCGCGGACGACGGCATCGGCATCGACCCCGACGATCAGGATCGCGTTTTCCAGGTGTTTCAGCGACTGCACAGCCGCGAGGAGTACGACGGGACCGGAATCGGGCTCGCGATCTGTCGGCGCATCGTCGAGCGCCACGGCGGCCGCATCCGGGTCGACTCCGAACCCGGGGAGGGCACGACGTTCACGTTCACGATTCCGGCCGCTGGTTCGCGATAGCGCGGCCGATGTCGTCTCCTCGATTCCCGATGAGCGAGGTCCACAGCGCGGAGCCGGGGTCATTGGGGCCCGCCGTGGACAGCGATCCCGATCTACAGGCGGAGCAGGCCGAGTGCCTCGGGGCTTGACCCCGAGGCGGTTCACGACGCCCCACGGGGACGGTGACCTCTGTTACTCACCGAGACTCATACTGTCGGAACGCCGTTCGCTCACCGCAAGTGATCCGTAACGGCCATACGATTCGCTCTCGTTACTGCCCCTATGAACTTCGCGCCGGGGGCCTGGAAGTACGCCGTCATTCCGTTGCTCGCAGCCCCGTTCGCACTGATCATCAGCGTCACAGCGAGCCTCATCGCGCTCGCGGCCGGCGTCGGAACCCTCGCCTTCTTCCGCGACCCCGAGCGCACCCCGCCGCCGACCGGCGTCGTCTCGCCGGCCGACGGGACCGTCTCCGTCCTCCGGGAGGAGGGCGACCGCGTCCGGCTGGGCGTCTTCATGAACGTCTGGCACGTCCACGTCGTCCGCGCGCCCTTCGAGGGTCGCGTCACCGACGTCGAGCACGTCTCCGGCGCGAATCGCCCCGCCTTCTCGAAGGAGTCCGATCGGAACGAGCGCGTCCACGTCCGCCTCGAGACCGAGTCGCCGAACCTGCCGTCCGCCGACGACGAGGCGGTGACGAGTGCGGACGACAGCGAGGAACCGATCGCGGACGGTGACGAACCAACCGCGGACCGCGACGAGCTGACCGCGGAGGACGGCCCGACCGCCCACCCCGACGAACCGGACTCCGACGCCGAAGTCACGCTGATCGCCGGCGCGTTCGCCCGCCGCATCCACCCCTACGCCGAACGCGGCGACGACCTCGAGCGCGGCGAGCGCATCGGCCACATCGCCTTCGGCAGCCGCGTCGACCTGCTCTTCCCGCCCGCTGTGGATCTCGAGGATATCGCGGTCGAAACGGGCGACTCGATGACCGCTGGGGAGACCGTGGTGCTCGAGTCCGGTGCCGGTGGGATCGGTGGTGGGTTCGACCTCGAAACCGGGTCCGATTCCGGGCTCGAAAGTTGACGAAGTAGTACTGCCTGTCCGAATCTTCACCTCCGGAAGCTTTCGGTCGTATCAAGATCCGCAGCCTCCTCGAAGGCCGTCCGTTCGCGTTCGATCTCCCCGAACGGTTCGACGACGGTTTACGGACTACGTCTCTTTCTAGACCGATTAATCGGCGTGCGGTGGCGCGCGCTGT
This portion of the Natrinema salinisoli genome encodes:
- a CDS encoding ABC transporter permease, producing the protein MTGRGLAIRTRAVVGIAVAQLRQSPGRTALTVLAVALAVLSVTVLASLGVGVVEKGEQGLDSADRDIWISSDPVDPAASGTENPIVGAHSKSTAITARDDIQSASPIAMYDVYVGPNGSALERRPAVGVQETHDGFDFQEGRGFQVDAETAASPPPEEPEMGEIVIDPRVADALNVSVGDTIHVGTSRQTALTHEFTVVGISSYYSQYLGSPTVTVPLGDLQAVAGTSGTDRATFITADVTDDVDRAVVASELREEYPEYDVRTSDEQVSSMIEERTIVLASGATLVGLAVVGGVVLTANLFALVARQQREQLAALRAIGLSRPLLAGTIGSQGLAIGLLGGLVGLAATPAIVFALNGFAASVLGFERLLRTTPAVYLGGFALALVVGTAVALVAGWRAGRYARIEHLEI
- a CDS encoding DEAD/DEAH box helicase, with protein sequence MTDGDVAAFTHLGSTVRGALSERGFSQPTAPQRLAIPPLSAGENTLVIAPTGSGKTETAMLPVFDHLVAGDGPPEGFGALYVTPLRALNRDMRERLEWWGDYLDLEVDVRHGDTTQYQRGKQAEDPPDVLVTTPETLQAMLTGERLREALEDVSHVVIDEVHELAASKRGAQLAIGLERLHDLAGRFQRIGLSATVGDPGEVGQFLTGGRPCEIREIDVGSNVDVTVREPEITTEDERLAGELMTEADTASHVRQIRDLVEEHESTLIFVNTRQTAEALGSRFKELGLPIGVHHGSLSKEARIDVEDRFKAGEIDGLLCTSSMELGIDVGQVDHVIQYKSPRQVTRLLQRIGRAGHRQDEVSSGTIVTTRPDDTFEALAIARRARDGEVEPAAIHEGSLDVVANQLPAIVQSRGDTYVEEAVETVTRSYPFRNVPEGTIREIISELDRNRILWFDESEDRIETTGGTWQYVYANLSMIPDEETYEVHDIASGGQIGTLDERFVVNFAQPGEVFIQRGEMWRIAEIDDEEARVKVSPIEDPAGEVPSWIGQEIPVPAAVAGEVGEIRAVAEPQLETGADAAAVGRELAHRYPSDEYTLTEACTQLEDQIDSESPMPTADRLVLERQGRTIVLNAPFGHTANETLGRILSALLGQRAGSSVGLETDPYRIELEVPNSIATSEVVEVLEETDPDHVEAIVELGLKRSDALAFRLAQVSAKFGALKRWQNQGSGRISNDRLLSALEDTPMYEEAIREVFHEDLDVDRASSVLEGIQSGALELVTHRGRTPIGLGGRSSGGKELLAPENADASVIKTVRERIQNDRVILLCTHCTDWKVKTKVKRVRDQPECPECGSTRIASLNPWADEVVRAVRAQEKDDEQREMTERAFRAASLVQSHGKQAVIAMAARGVGPHNAAQIINKLREDEDEFYRDILSKEREYARTQSFWD
- a CDS encoding PAS domain-containing sensor histidine kinase, which encodes MERGPPTDPSATEDGDSSGSVPGRTRGLLEAADVAWFRATAAGSIVAANDAFTRLTGYTPTDLRERSLDALFDDATLESLLANAECDSPTSEPVSIRTKTDRVPCTVHLERRSRDDTDGEPSITGIVRRRDVTARSAVGSESDLTYGRTFEALADALPDGIIVLDTNSDVQYANPAVERILGYDPDELVGSSKVKIIPERLRQTHLSALQRYLETGERHINWTYVELPGQHTDGHEVPLGVSLNDFTYDGDRYFVGLFRDISPRKEAERTLTEKVVQLESVSYLGRHALESTDIDDLLGKASDLVAAALDAQYAAVFEHEGAAPDGEALRLRAGAGFETPDGATASVTDSIAAATLAGEGPVVIEDFESDERFDGPSLSDDRDVRSGITVTIGPATDPWGVLDVYDTRTREFADHDVDFLESVATILATAIERQGYERRLNETVAELEASNERLEQFAYAASHDLQEPLRMVSSYLRLIEDRYAEDLDADGREFIDYAVDGAQRMREMIDGLLEFSRIDSQGDPFEPVDLDAVLEDVLTDLQMMIDQSDAEIAVDPLPEIRGDASQLRQLFQNLLSNAIEYSGDGSPRVRVAAERTGGEWEISVADDGIGIDPDDQDRVFQVFQRLHSREEYDGTGIGLAICRRIVERHGGRIRVDSEPGEGTTFTFTIPAAGSR
- a CDS encoding protein sorting system archaetidylserine decarboxylase, translating into MNFAPGAWKYAVIPLLAAPFALIISVTASLIALAAGVGTLAFFRDPERTPPPTGVVSPADGTVSVLREEGDRVRLGVFMNVWHVHVVRAPFEGRVTDVEHVSGANRPAFSKESDRNERVHVRLETESPNLPSADDEAVTSADDSEEPIADGDEPTADRDELTAEDGPTAHPDEPDSDAEVTLIAGAFARRIHPYAERGDDLERGERIGHIAFGSRVDLLFPPAVDLEDIAVETGDSMTAGETVVLESGAGGIGGGFDLETGSDSGLES